One Pirellulales bacterium DNA segment encodes these proteins:
- a CDS encoding sigma-70 family RNA polymerase sigma factor encodes MTADPLETLLSQLPGGDPAVVEQIFVNVAPGLRALVRRQLPQALRTKLDSEDVVLSVWTDVLDGLRKGRWSFQDAAHLRAFLNRAARNRVIDRQRQHRTALEKERRLSPDDCDSLADDVARPSESLRTDELWQQLLTLCPPAHHDLLRMKRQGLSLDEIAQRTGLHPSSVRRILYDLARQLAEKQLPDA; translated from the coding sequence ATGACCGCCGATCCCCTGGAAACATTGCTCAGCCAATTGCCGGGCGGCGACCCCGCGGTCGTCGAGCAGATTTTCGTCAACGTGGCGCCCGGCCTTAGGGCGCTGGTTCGCCGCCAGTTGCCGCAGGCCCTGCGGACCAAGCTCGATTCCGAAGACGTCGTGCTCTCCGTCTGGACGGACGTGCTCGACGGCTTGCGAAAGGGGCGTTGGTCGTTTCAGGATGCGGCCCATCTGCGGGCCTTCTTGAACCGGGCCGCGCGCAACCGCGTGATCGACCGCCAGCGGCAACACCGCACCGCGCTGGAAAAGGAACGGCGACTCTCGCCCGACGACTGCGATTCGCTGGCCGACGACGTCGCTCGACCGAGCGAATCGCTGCGCACCGACGAGCTTTGGCAGCAGCTTCTGACGCTTTGTCCGCCGGCCCATCACGATCTGCTGCGGATGAAGCGTCAGGGCTTGTCTCTGGACGAGATCGCCCAACGCACGGGATTGCACCCCAGCAGCGTGCGGCGGATTCTCTACGATCTCGCGCGGCAGTTGGCAGAAAAGCAACTGCCTGATGCCTGA